The following are encoded in a window of Kutzneria kofuensis genomic DNA:
- a CDS encoding CBS domain-containing protein, whose product MADTARTLMRHVPAVGPETDVATATRLMRRLRVRHLPVVEQRQCVGLVGEEELAGATGPDDIIGLLCRRPAPCVPPDADRRRIDEQLRRDHTDALSVIDGVHLVGLIEGDVL is encoded by the coding sequence ATGGCTGACACGGCAAGAACCTTGATGCGACACGTGCCGGCGGTCGGGCCCGAGACGGATGTGGCGACCGCGACCCGCCTGATGCGCCGGCTGCGGGTGCGTCACCTGCCGGTGGTCGAGCAGCGCCAGTGCGTCGGCCTGGTGGGGGAAGAGGAACTGGCCGGCGCCACCGGCCCCGACGACATCATCGGCCTGCTGTGCCGACGACCCGCCCCGTGCGTCCCGCCGGACGCGGACCGCCGCCGCATCGACGAGCAGTTGCGTCGCGACCACACCGATGCACTCAGCGTGATCGACGGCGTGCACCTCGTTGGCCTGATCGAGGGAGACGTGCTGTGA
- a CDS encoding IS701 family transposase: MPAELDAVRDRLEEFAGEVFAPFSRREQRLNGGLYLRGLMLDGRRKSMQPMAERLGVDHQRLQQFITSSTWDHIAVRRRLADRAITTVAPDAWVLDDTGHVKDGDASPCVSRQYTGTAGKITNCQIAVSVHAVTDTCSAPLDWRLFLPESWDDQKTDDPGQAAQIAARRRRCGIGEDQRHIPKWQQALEMLDELAEWGHTPPLLCADAGYGDNTTFRLELDYRGIGYVVAVKGSTSAYPGDAMPVTAPYSGRGRPPRPGYPDQASTVAELVQAAGRGRLRQVTWRHGSKKTPGNPTARMRSRFIALRVRPANRDIPRAEDGSLPQCWLLAEWPVGESEPTDYWLSTLPERTPVKTLARLAKIRWRIEHDYRELKTGLGLTHFEGRSWIGWHRHVTLVSTAHLFLTELRLSDPKAVGAA, from the coding sequence ATGCCCGCCGAGTTGGACGCTGTGCGTGACCGCCTGGAGGAGTTCGCCGGTGAGGTGTTCGCGCCGTTCTCGCGGCGGGAGCAGCGACTCAACGGCGGGCTGTACCTGCGAGGGCTGATGCTGGACGGGCGACGCAAGTCCATGCAGCCCATGGCCGAACGCCTCGGCGTGGACCATCAACGGCTGCAGCAGTTCATCACCTCCTCCACCTGGGACCACATCGCCGTGCGCCGTCGCCTGGCCGACCGGGCCATCACCACGGTGGCCCCGGACGCCTGGGTGCTGGATGACACCGGCCACGTCAAGGACGGCGACGCCTCACCGTGCGTGTCCCGCCAATACACCGGCACCGCCGGCAAGATCACCAACTGCCAGATCGCGGTCAGCGTGCACGCCGTCACCGACACCTGCTCGGCCCCGCTGGACTGGCGCCTGTTCCTGCCCGAGAGCTGGGACGACCAGAAGACCGACGATCCGGGCCAGGCCGCCCAGATCGCCGCCCGCCGCCGTCGGTGCGGCATCGGCGAGGACCAGCGGCACATCCCGAAGTGGCAACAGGCCTTGGAGATGCTCGACGAACTCGCCGAGTGGGGCCACACCCCGCCACTGCTGTGCGCTGACGCCGGCTACGGCGACAACACCACCTTCCGACTCGAACTGGACTACCGGGGCATCGGCTACGTGGTGGCGGTCAAGGGCAGCACCTCGGCCTACCCCGGCGACGCGATGCCGGTCACCGCGCCCTACTCCGGACGGGGACGCCCACCGCGGCCCGGTTACCCCGACCAGGCCAGCACCGTGGCGGAGCTGGTCCAGGCGGCCGGGCGCGGCCGGCTGCGCCAGGTCACCTGGCGCCACGGCAGCAAGAAGACGCCGGGCAACCCGACCGCGCGTATGCGGTCGAGGTTTATCGCGCTGCGGGTCCGGCCGGCCAACCGGGACATCCCTCGGGCCGAGGATGGCAGCCTGCCGCAGTGTTGGTTGCTGGCCGAATGGCCGGTCGGCGAGTCCGAGCCGACCGACTATTGGCTGTCCACCCTGCCCGAGCGCACGCCGGTCAAGACCTTGGCGCGGTTGGCCAAGATCCGGTGGCGCATCGAGCATGACTACCGCGAACTCAAAACCGGGCTCGGCCTGACCCACTTCGAGGGCCGGTCCTGGATCGGGTGGCACCGTCACGTCACCCTGGTCTCGACCGCACACCTGTTCCTGACCGAGTTGCGTCTGAGCGACCCAAAAGCTGTTGGGGCGGCTTGA
- a CDS encoding universal stress protein, protein MIVVGVDGTEVSQKALEWAVNEGRVRHTPVHVVHAWRFDPMTDLLPREQIKEDSAGLLAREIAGLADSEHVSYSSVQGDAARVLHEVSEGEDMLVLGSHRRNSVGELLFGSVSRECLRYATVPVVVVPAGS, encoded by the coding sequence ATGATCGTTGTGGGTGTCGACGGCACCGAGGTGTCGCAGAAGGCCCTGGAGTGGGCCGTCAACGAGGGCAGGGTCCGGCACACGCCGGTGCACGTGGTGCACGCGTGGCGCTTCGACCCGATGACCGATCTGCTGCCGAGGGAGCAGATCAAGGAGGACTCCGCCGGGCTGTTGGCGCGCGAGATCGCCGGCCTGGCCGACTCGGAGCACGTGAGCTACTCCAGCGTGCAGGGTGACGCCGCCCGCGTGCTGCACGAGGTCAGCGAGGGCGAGGACATGCTCGTGCTGGGTAGCCACCGACGGAACTCCGTCGGCGAGCTGCTGTTCGGCTCGGTGAGCCGGGAATGCCTGCGGTACGCGACCGTCCCGGTGGTGGTCGTGCCCGCAGGGTCCTAG
- a CDS encoding Rv1733c family protein has protein sequence MNPVLRLARQIGFGRNDLRRPVDRVDGLIVGFAVLVGVALVVAGVLAGLRLGAYEAGVAARQQATRTATTAVLLKDSGPSLTAPARWTTRDGTVHTGPVDAFSQQSAGASIQIWTDPAGAVVSRPITVLDVVLMVFVTLVAGLTVAFIVLRALVHLVRLPIQRWGARTWEADWARTAPQWRQWR, from the coding sequence ATGAACCCCGTGCTGCGGCTGGCCCGGCAGATAGGGTTCGGACGCAACGACCTGCGCCGCCCCGTGGACCGGGTCGACGGGCTGATCGTCGGCTTCGCCGTTCTGGTCGGGGTGGCGCTCGTCGTCGCCGGTGTCCTGGCAGGACTGCGGCTGGGCGCCTACGAGGCCGGCGTCGCGGCCCGGCAACAGGCCACCAGGACTGCGACGACCGCGGTGCTGCTGAAGGATTCCGGCCCCTCGCTGACCGCGCCGGCCCGCTGGACGACGCGGGACGGAACCGTCCACACCGGACCCGTCGATGCCTTCTCCCAGCAGAGTGCAGGGGCGTCGATCCAGATCTGGACCGACCCCGCCGGCGCTGTCGTGAGCCGCCCGATCACCGTGCTCGATGTCGTGCTGATGGTTTTCGTGACGCTCGTCGCCGGTCTGACCGTGGCGTTCATCGTGCTGCGGGCCCTCGTGCACCTGGTGCGGTTGCCGATCCAGCGGTGGGGCGCCCGGACCTGGGAGGCGGACTGGGCTCGGACCGCGCCCCAGTGGAGGCAGTGGCGATGA
- a CDS encoding class I SAM-dependent methyltransferase → MRKPSAVVFYTLSILASPLILIGYIVWVGKTIATGRSGVSGTAQGPLSARFSEHNFGTRRDEAADRLIRVLPGIPRLGLRLATGPVLLAHRLSGYVPRAFRYPFEGEVSPQYEASARIWFFDAAVDRHLPDMAQFVILGAGFDTRAYRLPADARVRVFEVDSPRTQLVKRETLAKAGIDASAVTFVPADFEKQDWLGCLTSAGFDPGEPALFLWEGVTMYLERAAVEDTLRKIASTALGSVVAFDYFTSEALDSRALYWRFARATTKATGEVLKFGVDSTPPSRERLAELLASCGLSLSDHRTLGADTPSRRAWGGFATATVDKPS, encoded by the coding sequence GTGCGCAAGCCTTCGGCGGTCGTCTTCTACACGCTGAGCATCCTGGCGTCTCCACTGATCCTGATCGGTTACATCGTGTGGGTCGGCAAGACCATCGCCACGGGCCGCTCGGGTGTGTCCGGGACGGCTCAGGGGCCGCTGTCGGCCCGGTTCTCCGAACACAACTTCGGGACGAGACGGGACGAGGCAGCGGACCGGCTGATCCGGGTGCTGCCCGGCATCCCGCGCCTGGGCCTGCGGCTGGCGACCGGTCCGGTGCTGTTGGCGCACCGGCTGTCCGGGTACGTGCCGCGGGCGTTCAGATATCCCTTCGAGGGCGAGGTCTCCCCGCAGTACGAGGCCTCCGCGCGCATCTGGTTCTTCGACGCGGCCGTCGACCGGCATCTGCCCGACATGGCGCAGTTCGTCATACTCGGCGCGGGTTTCGACACGCGCGCCTATCGGCTTCCGGCCGATGCGCGGGTGCGGGTGTTCGAGGTGGATTCTCCACGAACCCAGCTGGTCAAGCGCGAGACGCTGGCGAAGGCCGGCATCGATGCCAGCGCGGTGACGTTCGTGCCGGCGGACTTCGAGAAGCAGGACTGGCTCGGCTGCCTCACCTCGGCGGGATTCGATCCGGGTGAGCCGGCACTGTTCCTGTGGGAGGGCGTGACCATGTACCTCGAACGGGCGGCCGTCGAGGACACCCTGCGCAAGATCGCTTCGACGGCGCTCGGAAGCGTCGTCGCGTTCGACTACTTCACCAGCGAAGCGCTCGACTCGCGCGCGCTGTACTGGCGTTTTGCCAGGGCCACGACGAAGGCAACGGGAGAGGTGCTGAAGTTCGGTGTCGACAGCACCCCGCCCTCCCGTGAACGCCTGGCCGAACTGCTCGCATCCTGCGGGCTTTCGCTGTCCGATCACCGCACCCTCGGCGCCGACACGCCCAGTCGCCGGGCCTGGGGCGGGTTCGCGACCGCGACGGTGGACAAGCCGTCCTAA
- a CDS encoding CBS domain-containing protein has protein sequence MTYPTVRSVMTTPVIAVTTDAPFKEIARTLAEYRISAVPVIDDSGRVTGVVSEADLIRKEEMRGGLDHLLSTTHRARSRKAHAATAARLMTSPVITIGPDATAEDAASKLGRADVRRLFVVEGDGRLAGVLSRADVLRLFLVPDEVVRERVLRAVPAGVTATVSEGVVTLGGRVERRSQALSAIRVAWALPGVVGVAGAVEHEVDDVDPGVA, from the coding sequence ATGACGTACCCGACCGTTCGATCGGTGATGACGACTCCGGTGATCGCCGTGACAACCGACGCCCCGTTCAAGGAGATCGCCCGCACGCTGGCCGAGTACCGGATCAGCGCGGTCCCGGTGATCGACGACAGCGGGCGTGTCACCGGCGTGGTGTCCGAGGCCGACCTCATTCGCAAGGAAGAGATGCGGGGCGGACTCGACCACCTGCTGTCCACCACGCACCGGGCGCGGAGCCGCAAGGCGCACGCCGCCACCGCCGCCCGGCTCATGACCTCGCCCGTGATCACCATCGGCCCGGACGCGACCGCGGAGGACGCCGCGAGCAAGCTCGGCCGTGCCGACGTGCGCCGGCTGTTCGTGGTCGAGGGTGACGGTCGGCTCGCCGGAGTGCTGTCCCGCGCGGATGTGCTGCGCCTGTTCCTCGTCCCCGACGAGGTCGTGCGGGAGCGGGTGCTCCGGGCCGTGCCCGCGGGTGTGACGGCCACCGTCAGCGAGGGCGTCGTGACGCTCGGCGGCCGTGTCGAGCGCCGCAGCCAGGCCCTCTCCGCCATCCGCGTCGCATGGGCGCTGCCCGGCGTTGTCGGCGTCGCCGGCGCCGTCGAGCACGAGGTCGACGACGTGGATCCGGGTGTGGCGTGA
- a CDS encoding cation-translocating P-type ATPase translates to MTVTVSSTPAGLSTREAQRRLQQYGPNALPQRSTRRWWRELVKQFTHPLALLLWMAAALSAVSGSTELGIAILVVIVLNALLAFVQEQQAEHAVEALGRYLPQHAWVLRDGHRQQVPATDLVPDDVLLVEEGDRVSADARLVEGVVEVDNSALTGESAPVVRDASLDDDRENPLDSPTRVFSGTVCTEGSAKAVVVGTGAHTELGRIAALSQRVHVDQSPLERQVRRVAWLIALVAVGAGVVFLPLGLVAGLSLAAALLFAIGLLVANVPEGLLPTITLALAVGVRSMARRGAVVKRLSAVETLGSTTVICTDKTGTLTANKMRVVEAWPASPELADALFRCGTADDTTGDPTEVALLRYAREAGVTADVGDRERERLALNRFDPRRKMMSTVDANGIHVKGAPETVLARCVGDVSKLRRDAEELESRGLRVLAVATKPLSGQDVPTQQDAESGLTAIGVVGLLDPPRPEVAAAVRAVHTAGIKVHVVTGDNGHTAAEIARQVGLDADRVIEGAVVDRMPEDELDRLLAGEGEIVFARSTPETKLRIADALRHKGEVVAMTGDGVNDAPALRRADIGVAMGAAGTDVAREAATLVLTDDNFATIAAGIEEGRRVFDNVRKFILYIFAHAIPEVVPFLLFALAGGAIPLPLTVLQILAIDLGTETLPALALGREPAEPGLMQRDPRKRGEGVITKRLLWRAWGVMGSVSAVLALLAFFTVLLVGGWHLGDPVGLGAPLHHVYLQATTATFVGVVACQVGTAFAARTERASLRAIGLTTNRLLLAGIAFELAFTGALVYVPLLQDVFGTAALPPWVVLMLLPFPIAVWGVDELDRWRRRRRSGQVRTT, encoded by the coding sequence ATGACCGTGACGGTGAGCTCGACTCCGGCTGGACTGTCCACCCGGGAGGCACAGCGCCGGCTCCAGCAGTACGGCCCGAACGCGCTGCCGCAGCGGTCGACCCGCCGGTGGTGGCGGGAGCTGGTCAAGCAGTTCACGCACCCGCTGGCGCTACTGCTGTGGATGGCGGCAGCGCTGTCGGCGGTGTCCGGCTCGACGGAGCTGGGGATCGCGATCCTGGTCGTGATCGTCCTGAACGCGCTGCTGGCCTTCGTGCAGGAGCAACAGGCCGAACACGCCGTCGAGGCGCTCGGACGCTACCTGCCGCAGCACGCCTGGGTGCTCCGCGACGGCCACCGCCAGCAGGTGCCGGCGACCGACCTCGTGCCGGACGACGTGCTGCTGGTCGAAGAGGGCGACCGGGTCTCCGCCGACGCACGCCTGGTCGAGGGCGTGGTGGAAGTGGACAACTCGGCCCTGACGGGCGAGTCGGCGCCCGTCGTGCGGGATGCGTCGCTGGACGACGACCGGGAGAACCCGCTGGACTCCCCGACCAGAGTCTTCAGCGGCACGGTGTGCACCGAAGGCTCGGCGAAGGCAGTGGTGGTCGGCACCGGCGCGCACACGGAGCTGGGACGCATCGCGGCGCTGTCGCAGCGGGTGCACGTCGACCAGAGCCCGCTGGAACGCCAGGTGCGCCGTGTCGCGTGGCTGATCGCGCTCGTCGCGGTCGGTGCGGGCGTGGTGTTCCTGCCGCTGGGCCTGGTCGCCGGACTGTCGCTCGCGGCGGCGTTGCTGTTCGCCATCGGCTTGCTGGTGGCGAACGTGCCGGAGGGCCTGTTGCCGACGATCACGCTGGCGCTGGCCGTCGGCGTGCGGTCGATGGCGCGCCGGGGTGCGGTCGTCAAGCGGCTGTCGGCGGTCGAGACGCTCGGCTCGACAACGGTGATCTGCACTGACAAGACCGGAACGCTGACAGCGAACAAGATGCGCGTCGTGGAGGCGTGGCCGGCCTCGCCCGAGCTGGCCGATGCGTTGTTCCGCTGCGGCACCGCGGACGACACCACCGGCGACCCGACGGAAGTCGCGCTGCTCCGCTACGCCCGAGAGGCCGGCGTGACGGCCGATGTGGGTGATCGCGAGCGGGAGCGGCTGGCGCTCAACAGGTTCGACCCCAGACGCAAGATGATGTCCACGGTGGACGCCAACGGCATTCACGTGAAGGGCGCGCCGGAGACCGTGCTGGCCCGGTGCGTCGGTGACGTTTCGAAGCTGCGCCGGGATGCCGAGGAACTGGAAAGCCGTGGCCTGCGTGTGCTCGCGGTGGCCACGAAACCCCTATCCGGCCAGGACGTGCCTACGCAGCAAGACGCCGAGTCCGGGTTGACGGCGATCGGTGTGGTCGGGCTGCTCGATCCGCCACGGCCGGAGGTGGCGGCCGCGGTACGGGCCGTGCACACCGCCGGGATCAAGGTTCACGTCGTCACCGGCGACAACGGCCACACCGCCGCCGAGATCGCACGGCAGGTCGGTCTCGACGCCGACCGCGTGATCGAGGGCGCGGTCGTGGACCGCATGCCGGAGGACGAGCTGGATCGGCTGCTCGCCGGCGAGGGTGAGATCGTGTTCGCCCGCTCCACCCCGGAGACGAAGCTGCGCATCGCGGACGCGTTGCGGCACAAGGGCGAGGTCGTGGCGATGACCGGCGACGGCGTGAACGACGCGCCGGCGCTGCGCCGCGCGGACATCGGCGTCGCGATGGGCGCGGCCGGCACCGACGTCGCCCGCGAGGCCGCCACGCTGGTGCTGACCGACGACAACTTCGCCACCATCGCCGCCGGCATCGAGGAAGGCCGGCGCGTGTTCGACAACGTGCGCAAGTTCATCCTCTACATCTTCGCGCACGCCATCCCGGAGGTTGTCCCGTTCCTGCTGTTCGCCCTGGCCGGTGGCGCGATCCCGCTGCCGCTGACGGTGTTGCAGATCCTGGCGATCGACCTGGGCACGGAGACCCTGCCGGCGCTGGCGCTGGGCCGCGAGCCGGCCGAACCCGGCCTCATGCAACGAGATCCGCGCAAACGCGGCGAGGGCGTGATCACCAAACGGCTGCTGTGGCGGGCCTGGGGCGTGATGGGGTCGGTGTCGGCCGTGCTGGCGCTGCTGGCCTTCTTCACGGTCCTGCTGGTCGGCGGCTGGCATCTCGGCGACCCGGTCGGCCTCGGCGCACCGCTGCATCACGTGTACCTGCAGGCGACGACGGCGACCTTCGTCGGGGTCGTCGCGTGCCAGGTCGGCACGGCGTTCGCGGCACGGACCGAACGGGCGTCACTGCGCGCGATCGGGCTGACGACGAACCGGCTGTTGCTGGCCGGCATCGCGTTCGAACTCGCGTTCACCGGGGCGTTGGTGTACGTGCCGCTGCTGCAGGACGTCTTCGGCACGGCCGCGCTGCCGCCCTGGGTCGTGCTGATGCTGCTGCCCTTCCCCATCGCGGTGTGGGGCGTGGACGAACTCGACCGGTGGCGTCGGCGCCGCCGGTCCGGACAAGTGAGGACAACATGA
- a CDS encoding response regulator, translated as MTIGVFLVDDHEIVRRGISDLLEGEQDLQVVGEAGTVAEALVRVPAAQPQVAVLDVRLPDGNGVELCRELRSAMPQLQCLMLTSFSDDDALFDAIMAGAAGFLLKQVLGSDLVNAIRTIAGGQSLLDTHTTSALLARLRRDQEQRTDPLAVLSDQERVVLELIGEGLTNRQIAERMYLAEKTVKNYVSHLLAKLGMQRRTQAAVLATELKDKRGS; from the coding sequence ATGACCATTGGCGTGTTCCTCGTCGACGACCACGAGATCGTCCGGCGGGGGATCTCCGACCTGCTGGAGGGCGAGCAGGACCTGCAGGTCGTGGGTGAGGCGGGCACGGTCGCCGAGGCCCTGGTCCGGGTCCCCGCCGCGCAACCCCAGGTCGCCGTGCTCGACGTGCGGCTGCCCGACGGCAACGGCGTCGAACTCTGCCGCGAGCTGCGCTCCGCCATGCCACAACTGCAGTGCCTCATGCTCACGTCGTTCTCCGACGACGACGCCCTGTTCGACGCCATCATGGCCGGCGCCGCCGGCTTCCTGCTCAAACAGGTGTTGGGCAGCGACCTGGTCAACGCCATCCGCACCATCGCCGGCGGCCAGTCCCTGCTCGACACCCACACCACCTCCGCCCTGCTCGCCCGCCTGCGCCGCGACCAGGAACAACGCACCGACCCCCTGGCCGTGCTGTCCGACCAGGAACGCGTCGTGCTGGAGCTCATCGGCGAAGGCCTGACCAACCGCCAGATCGCCGAACGCATGTACCTGGCCGAGAAGACCGTCAAGAACTACGTCTCCCACCTGCTGGCCAAACTCGGCATGCAACGCCGCACCCAGGCGGCGGTGTTGGCCACCGAGCTGAAGGACAAGCGCGGTTCCTGA
- a CDS encoding universal stress protein, which translates to MTNTIAVGVDGSEPSMNAVRWAAEEAHRRHTVLRVVHGHSITTPRLPYGFLVEARAAAQHCLRDGVKLALDAHPELEVEPVLELKPGVDLLTDESEKADMVVVGVRGRGGFAELVVGSTAVALTARAHCPVIVMRGKETAGGPVVVGVDGSPASEAALAFAYDMASRRNADLEAVHVWSDVISVWGGSVPIPDLDWDAVATDERIVLSERLAGWRERYPDTTVRQYVHENRPVQRLIHQAEGAQLLVVGSLGRGALANALLGSVSHTLLHHAPCPVAVVKPE; encoded by the coding sequence ATGACGAACACCATCGCCGTAGGCGTCGACGGTTCCGAGCCGTCGATGAACGCCGTCCGCTGGGCGGCCGAGGAGGCTCATCGCCGGCACACCGTGCTGCGGGTCGTGCACGGGCACTCGATCACGACGCCGAGACTGCCGTACGGGTTCCTGGTCGAGGCCAGGGCCGCCGCCCAGCACTGTCTTCGCGACGGCGTGAAGCTGGCCCTCGACGCGCATCCGGAGCTCGAGGTCGAGCCGGTGCTGGAGCTCAAGCCCGGCGTCGACCTGCTGACCGACGAGTCCGAGAAGGCCGACATGGTCGTGGTCGGCGTACGTGGCCGTGGCGGCTTCGCCGAGCTGGTCGTGGGGTCCACGGCCGTGGCGCTGACCGCCCGTGCGCACTGCCCGGTCATCGTGATGCGTGGGAAGGAGACGGCCGGTGGGCCGGTGGTCGTCGGAGTCGACGGATCACCCGCGAGCGAGGCGGCCCTGGCGTTCGCGTACGACATGGCCTCACGGCGGAACGCCGATCTGGAGGCCGTGCACGTGTGGAGCGACGTGATCTCGGTGTGGGGCGGCTCCGTGCCGATCCCGGACCTCGACTGGGACGCGGTCGCGACCGACGAGCGGATCGTGCTGTCCGAACGGCTGGCCGGCTGGCGGGAGCGCTACCCGGACACCACCGTGCGCCAGTACGTGCACGAGAACCGGCCGGTGCAGCGGCTGATCCACCAGGCCGAGGGCGCGCAACTGCTCGTGGTCGGTTCGCTGGGGCGCGGCGCGCTGGCGAACGCGCTGCTGGGCTCCGTGAGCCACACCCTGCTGCACCACGCCCCGTGTCCGGTCGCCGTCGTGAAGCCGGAGTGA